One window of Caldisericum exile AZM16c01 genomic DNA carries:
- the coaE gene encoding dephospho-CoA kinase (Dephospho-CoA kinase (CoaE) performs the final step in coenzyme A biosynthesis.) produces MKVIGLTGNIASGKSSVSKILRDLGAKIIDMDSIAKEIQNTNYKGVVDKIRETFGVSVFQNGKQLDRRALGNIVFSDKKMLEKLNNIMIPVMTERLLEELEKAKNENVDVVVVDAAILIEANWDRFTDEVWVVYTPKELQVKRLIERENIDKELALERVNSQMRIEEKMKRANVIIDNSGDFEDLKQKVLELWRKMKSST; encoded by the coding sequence GTGAAGGTAATTGGGCTTACTGGAAATATAGCCTCAGGAAAAAGTTCAGTTTCAAAAATATTAAGAGACTTAGGTGCAAAAATTATTGATATGGATAGTATTGCAAAAGAAATTCAAAACACTAACTATAAGGGTGTAGTCGATAAAATTAGAGAAACTTTTGGCGTAAGCGTTTTTCAAAATGGGAAGCAGCTTGACAGACGTGCATTGGGAAACATCGTCTTTAGCGATAAAAAGATGCTTGAGAAATTGAACAACATCATGATACCTGTAATGACTGAAAGACTTTTGGAAGAATTAGAAAAAGCAAAAAATGAAAATGTCGATGTTGTTGTTGTGGATGCTGCGATTCTTATTGAGGCAAATTGGGATAGATTTACAGATGAAGTTTGGGTTGTATATACTCCTAAAGAACTACAAGTAAAAAGATTAATTGAAAGGGAGAATATAGATAAAGAGTTAGCTTTAGAAAGAGTGAATTCCCAAATGAGAATTGAGGAAAAAATGAAGCGTGCTAATGTAATTATTGACAATAGTGGAGATTTTGAAGATTTAAAGCAGAAGGTATTGGAATTATGGCGGAAAATGAAAAGTTCTACTTGA
- a CDS encoding RecB family exonuclease, giving the protein MAENEKFYLSYSKIATYVKCPLRYKFIYIDNLETEIKPYFSLGNSIHKVLEKFYSPNENFKVLKKDPYKYLIELLDKHWISAGYKNEIEEIKAKNEAKEMLTAYYRENIFGFTPAFEVESEFSIPFLGLELRGRLDRVDSVGKDFVIIDYKTNNFLSDSFREEEILQPVIYKIAGNYKYGKSIKEISFHYLRKGKKINFDIGLYLIEKSKKRITEITENIFKGKFPPNVNGSCNSCEFKDRCEAYALLKLSRKSL; this is encoded by the coding sequence ATGGCGGAAAATGAAAAGTTCTACTTGAGTTATTCAAAAATCGCAACATATGTAAAATGTCCGTTAAGATATAAGTTTATTTATATTGATAATTTGGAGACAGAGATAAAACCTTATTTTAGCCTTGGGAATTCTATTCACAAAGTCCTTGAGAAATTCTATAGTCCCAATGAAAACTTTAAAGTTCTTAAGAAAGATCCTTATAAGTATCTCATTGAACTTCTCGATAAGCACTGGATAAGCGCTGGTTATAAAAACGAAATAGAAGAAATAAAAGCGAAAAATGAAGCCAAAGAAATGCTTACTGCTTATTATAGAGAAAACATTTTTGGATTTACTCCTGCTTTTGAGGTTGAATCTGAATTTTCAATTCCGTTTTTGGGGTTGGAGTTGAGAGGACGTCTTGACCGAGTTGATAGTGTAGGAAAAGATTTTGTAATAATTGATTATAAAACCAACAACTTTCTTTCAGATTCATTCAGAGAAGAGGAAATTTTACAACCAGTAATTTATAAAATTGCAGGCAATTATAAATACGGGAAAAGTATTAAAGAAATCAGTTTTCATTATCTAAGGAAAGGGAAAAAAATTAACTTTGATATTGGACTTTATCTTATTGAAAAAAGTAAAAAGAGAATTACAGAAATTACAGAGAATATATTTAAAGGGAAATTTCCACCCAATGTTAATGGAAGTTGTAACTCCTGCGAGTTTAAAGACCGATGCGAAGCTTACGCTCTTTTAAAATTATCTCGTAAATCTCTTTAA
- the gmk gene encoding guanylate kinase yields MIIVISGPSGVGKGAVSKELVKLDPRFEIAITCTTRHPRENEIDGIDYFFVSEESFRKMIEEGELAEYSIVHGNLYGIPQRFVDLGLNNEKDVIFQIDVQGAKKIKNKYDEALLIFLMPPSIEALIERLNKRGTENLSEIEKRTKRAKEEIEERYLYDYVVVNDILENTVKEIYEIILKERKLRIGL; encoded by the coding sequence ATGATTATAGTTATATCAGGTCCATCAGGTGTTGGAAAAGGTGCGGTTAGTAAAGAACTTGTTAAACTTGATCCACGTTTTGAAATTGCAATAACTTGCACAACAAGGCATCCAAGAGAAAACGAAATTGATGGTATAGATTATTTTTTTGTAAGCGAAGAATCCTTCAGAAAAATGATAGAAGAAGGGGAATTAGCAGAGTATTCTATTGTCCATGGGAATCTTTATGGTATACCACAAAGATTCGTCGACTTAGGTTTAAATAACGAAAAGGATGTTATCTTTCAAATTGATGTACAAGGAGCAAAAAAAATTAAAAATAAATATGATGAAGCACTTTTAATATTTTTAATGCCACCAAGCATAGAAGCGCTCATCGAAAGACTTAACAAAAGAGGAACCGAAAATTTATCTGAGATAGAAAAAAGAACAAAAAGAGCCAAAGAAGAGATTGAAGAAAGATACCTGTATGACTATGTCGTTGTAAACGATATCTTGGAGAATACAGTTAAAGAGATTTACGAGATAATTTTAAAAGAGCGTAAGCTTCGCATCGGTCTTTAA